The following proteins come from a genomic window of Burkholderia stabilis:
- the bcsZ gene encoding cellulose synthase complex periplasmic endoglucanase BcsZ, with translation MARVMAKRRATQPARRVGAAFALTIALACAAAGMAARAQAAGADAGDAGCSAAWPRWDAFKRDFISADGRVIDVGSADSRTVSEGQAYGLFFALVANDRRMFDTILAWTENNLAQGDLSAHLPAWLWGRAPDGAWRVLDANAASDADLWIAYALVEAGRLWHERSYTARGALLAKRVLDEETASVPGLGITLLPGPTGFRLPDGQWRVNPSYSPPQVIRALGARLPDDRRWAALASSTGRVLLDTAPKGFSPDWALYRAGTGFGPDLETHAESAYNAIRVYLWAGMLDRADPLAAPLLARFAPFAEHIAAHGAPPEKVDTTTGVAGPNDGNAGFSAAAVPFLDARGQRALADAQAARVDTLARQSAPGYYTSVLTLFGLGWRDGRYRFGADGSLDARWGGRSCAAR, from the coding sequence ATGGCGCGGGTTATGGCGAAGCGACGGGCAACGCAGCCGGCGCGGCGCGTCGGCGCGGCATTCGCGCTGACGATTGCGCTGGCGTGCGCGGCGGCCGGCATGGCCGCTCGCGCGCAGGCGGCGGGAGCCGACGCGGGCGACGCGGGATGCAGCGCGGCTTGGCCGCGCTGGGATGCGTTCAAGCGCGATTTCATCTCGGCTGACGGCCGCGTGATCGACGTCGGCTCGGCCGATTCACGCACGGTGTCGGAGGGGCAGGCGTATGGGCTTTTCTTCGCGCTGGTCGCGAACGACCGGCGCATGTTCGACACGATCCTCGCATGGACCGAGAACAACCTCGCGCAGGGCGACCTGAGCGCGCATTTGCCGGCATGGCTCTGGGGCCGCGCGCCGGACGGCGCGTGGCGCGTGCTCGACGCCAACGCGGCGTCGGATGCCGATCTATGGATCGCCTATGCACTCGTCGAAGCCGGGCGGCTGTGGCACGAGCGCAGCTATACGGCGCGCGGCGCGCTGCTCGCGAAGCGCGTGCTCGACGAGGAGACGGCGAGCGTGCCGGGCCTCGGCATCACGCTGTTGCCGGGGCCGACCGGATTCAGGCTGCCCGACGGCCAGTGGCGCGTGAACCCGAGCTATTCGCCGCCGCAGGTGATCCGTGCGCTCGGCGCGCGCCTGCCCGACGACCGGCGCTGGGCCGCGCTGGCCTCCAGCACCGGGCGCGTGCTGCTCGACACGGCGCCGAAGGGTTTTTCGCCCGACTGGGCGCTGTATCGCGCGGGCACCGGCTTCGGGCCGGACTTGGAGACGCACGCGGAGAGCGCGTACAACGCGATCCGCGTGTACCTGTGGGCCGGCATGCTCGATCGCGCCGATCCGCTCGCCGCGCCGCTGCTCGCGCGTTTCGCGCCGTTCGCCGAACACATCGCCGCGCATGGCGCGCCGCCGGAGAAGGTCGATACGACGACGGGCGTCGCGGGGCCGAACGACGGCAACGCCGGTTTCTCGGCGGCGGCCGTGCCGTTCCTCGACGCGCGCGGCCAGCGCGCGCTCGCGGATGCGCAAGCCGCCCGCGTCGATACGCTCGCGCGCCAGTCGGCGCCCGGTTATTACACGAGCGTGCTCACGCTGTTCGGTCTCGGCTGGCGCGACGGGCGCTACCGGTTCGGCGCGGACGGCTCGCTCGACGCACGCTGGGGAGGCCGCTCGTGCGCCGCCCGCTGA
- the bcsB gene encoding cellulose biosynthesis cyclic di-GMP-binding regulatory protein BcsB, protein MKPAASLFVLSIAMVGAFHTAALSAAPMPAVAVVAATSGAGPAASPGDAPVAAVALAATPAAASAPSAGLPATTVRLPFSSLGAFDPLRLRGADDARTINAGVRLDRVVTGARLRLTYAYSPSLVFPMSHLKVSVNGEVIATVPFDAARAGRTVTQDIPIDPRYFSDFNQIGLRLIAHYTLDHCEDPSNSALWADVSPTSELILDESPVRLPNDLALLPAPFFDRRDNGRVRLPFVLPASPDSATLRSAGVLASWFGALADYRHARFPVSTALPADDQAVVIGTAATLPAGLALPSIGGPLLAVADNPAAPGRKLLVVTGRTAAEVDDAVATLVLGRAALSGPAATVAHVDLGAPRKPYDAPRWLPVNRPIAFRELVSDPRELEVRGTMPDAIRLNLRVPADLHSWNGAGVPITLRYRYTAPTVQDNSTLAVEINDQLVKSYRLGPAHAEDARGRMQLPLLSVPEGRVTSDVDIPAFRVGSGNQLQFRFTLDSQKTGLCSSTASEPQRAAIDPDSTIDFSHFVHYAQLPNLAYFANSGFPFTRFADLSQTAVVMPDRPSPQEIEAYLTMLGHMGQWTGFPALRVQVARPGDVAALSGSKDLLVIDGSPASPLLAHWRSALPLVLGQQGGTGGEGATRVAFTVKERWRNGVGLADGGAHIEQTGSLAALAGFELPGSHGRSVVALTATDQPRLGDLLNVFENSGLVSQLQGDLALVRPGQVDSLRVGEPYVVGFVPWYARVWTHAARHPVVLGAVGVVAGLLLALGVFSVLQRIAARRRGM, encoded by the coding sequence ATGAAGCCGGCCGCGTCGTTGTTCGTCCTGTCGATCGCCATGGTCGGCGCTTTCCACACGGCCGCGCTGTCGGCCGCACCGATGCCGGCGGTGGCGGTGGTTGCGGCGACGTCCGGTGCTGGTCCTGCGGCGTCGCCCGGCGATGCGCCGGTGGCGGCGGTCGCGCTCGCGGCCACGCCGGCGGCGGCCAGCGCGCCGTCCGCCGGGTTGCCGGCGACGACCGTGCGCCTGCCGTTCTCGTCGCTCGGCGCGTTCGATCCGCTGCGCCTGCGCGGCGCCGACGACGCGCGCACGATCAACGCAGGCGTGCGGCTCGACCGCGTGGTCACGGGCGCGCGGTTGCGCCTGACCTACGCGTATTCGCCGTCGCTCGTGTTCCCGATGTCGCACCTGAAGGTGTCGGTAAACGGCGAGGTCATCGCGACCGTCCCGTTCGACGCCGCACGCGCGGGCCGCACGGTCACGCAGGACATCCCGATCGATCCGCGCTACTTCTCCGATTTCAACCAGATCGGCCTGCGCCTGATCGCGCACTACACGCTCGACCATTGCGAGGACCCGTCGAACTCGGCGTTGTGGGCCGACGTGAGCCCGACGAGCGAGCTGATCCTCGACGAATCGCCGGTGCGCCTGCCGAACGATCTCGCGCTGCTGCCCGCGCCGTTCTTCGACCGGCGCGACAACGGCCGCGTGCGGCTGCCGTTCGTGCTGCCGGCGTCGCCCGATTCGGCGACGCTGCGCAGCGCGGGCGTGCTCGCATCGTGGTTCGGCGCGCTGGCCGATTACCGGCATGCGCGTTTCCCGGTGTCGACCGCGCTGCCGGCCGACGACCAGGCGGTGGTGATCGGCACAGCCGCGACGCTGCCGGCCGGCCTCGCGCTGCCGTCCATCGGCGGCCCGCTGCTCGCGGTCGCCGACAACCCGGCCGCACCCGGGCGCAAGCTGCTCGTCGTCACGGGCCGCACCGCGGCCGAGGTCGACGACGCGGTCGCGACGCTCGTGCTCGGCCGCGCGGCGCTGTCGGGGCCGGCCGCGACGGTCGCGCACGTCGATCTCGGCGCGCCGCGCAAGCCGTACGACGCGCCGCGCTGGCTGCCGGTGAACCGGCCGATCGCGTTCCGCGAGCTCGTGTCCGATCCGCGCGAGCTGGAAGTGCGCGGCACGATGCCGGATGCGATCCGCCTGAACCTGCGCGTGCCGGCCGATCTGCATTCATGGAACGGCGCAGGCGTGCCGATCACGCTGCGTTACCGCTACACGGCGCCGACCGTGCAGGACAACTCGACGCTCGCCGTCGAAATCAACGACCAGCTCGTGAAGTCGTACCGGCTCGGGCCGGCCCACGCCGAGGACGCGCGCGGCCGCATGCAGCTGCCGCTGCTGTCGGTGCCGGAAGGGCGCGTGACGAGCGACGTCGATATCCCGGCGTTCCGCGTCGGCAGCGGCAACCAGCTGCAGTTCCGCTTCACGCTCGACTCGCAGAAGACGGGCCTCTGTTCGAGCACGGCCAGCGAGCCGCAGCGCGCGGCGATCGATCCCGATTCGACGATCGACTTCTCGCACTTCGTCCATTACGCGCAATTGCCGAACCTCGCATATTTCGCGAACAGCGGCTTCCCGTTTACGCGCTTCGCCGACCTGTCGCAGACGGCGGTCGTGATGCCCGACCGGCCGTCGCCGCAGGAGATCGAGGCGTACCTGACGATGCTCGGCCACATGGGCCAGTGGACCGGGTTCCCGGCACTGCGCGTGCAGGTCGCGCGGCCCGGCGACGTTGCCGCGCTGTCGGGCAGCAAGGATCTGCTCGTGATCGACGGCTCGCCCGCTTCGCCGCTGCTTGCGCACTGGCGCTCGGCGCTGCCGCTCGTGCTCGGCCAGCAGGGCGGCACCGGCGGCGAGGGGGCGACGCGCGTCGCGTTCACGGTGAAGGAGCGCTGGCGCAACGGTGTCGGCCTGGCCGACGGGGGCGCGCACATCGAACAGACGGGCTCGCTCGCGGCGCTCGCCGGGTTCGAGCTGCCGGGCAGCCACGGCCGCAGCGTCGTCGCGCTGACGGCGACCGACCAGCCGCGCCTCGGTGATCTGCTGAACGTGTTCGAGAATTCCGGCCTCGTGTCGCAATTGCAGGGCGATCTCGCGCTGGTGCGGCCGGGGCAGGTCGACAGCCTGCGCGTGGGCGAGCCTTACGTGGTCGGGTTCGTACCGTGGTATGCGCGGGTGTGGACGCATGCGGCGCGGCATCCGGTCGTGCTCGGCGCGGTCGGCGTCGTCGCGGGGCTGTTGCTCGCGCTCGGCGTGTTCAGCGTGCTGCAGCGAATCGCCGCGCGTCGACGGGGGATGTAA
- a CDS encoding sensor domain-containing diguanylate cyclase, which translates to MDQIVDTATPSPDTLLRIIAVQTEIAKLGLDLGSVMAYVAEQVPLLTGASAAAVEFAEGDDMVYRAASGTAAGMLGLRLRRSGSLSGLCVQRGELLHCTDSETDPRVDRDACRRVGLRSMLVMPLTHAETTVGVLKVMSPDVDGFSKADAGTLRLTAELIAAAMFHAARNEANELYLRATHDALTGLPNRALFYDRLRQSMHTALRANGRLGILNIDMDGLKPINDGFGHRAGDAALREIAARMQGAVRRSDTVARVGGDEFAVILPNIGNRDDAHAQSTRLARQVGEPFEFEGRALQLGVSVGIAMLPDDGTDMNALIEHADQAMYEAKRSRPQRMARA; encoded by the coding sequence TTGGATCAAATCGTCGACACTGCGACCCCATCCCCCGACACGCTGCTGCGCATCATCGCGGTCCAGACCGAAATCGCGAAGCTCGGCCTCGACCTGGGCAGCGTGATGGCCTACGTGGCCGAACAGGTGCCGCTGCTCACCGGCGCGAGCGCCGCCGCAGTCGAATTCGCCGAAGGCGACGACATGGTGTACCGCGCCGCGTCGGGCACCGCCGCCGGGATGCTCGGCCTGCGGCTGCGCCGCTCGGGCAGCCTCTCGGGCCTGTGCGTGCAGCGCGGCGAGTTGCTGCACTGCACCGATTCGGAAACCGATCCGCGCGTCGATCGCGACGCGTGCCGCCGGGTCGGCCTGCGCTCGATGCTCGTGATGCCGCTCACGCATGCGGAGACGACGGTCGGCGTGCTGAAGGTGATGTCGCCGGACGTCGACGGCTTCTCGAAAGCCGACGCCGGCACGCTGCGGCTGACGGCCGAGCTGATCGCCGCCGCGATGTTCCATGCGGCGCGCAACGAGGCCAACGAGCTGTACCTGCGCGCGACGCACGACGCGCTCACGGGCCTGCCGAACCGCGCGCTGTTCTACGACCGCCTGCGTCAGTCGATGCACACGGCGCTGCGCGCGAACGGCCGGCTCGGCATTCTCAACATCGACATGGACGGGCTGAAGCCGATCAACGACGGGTTCGGCCACCGCGCGGGCGACGCCGCGCTGCGCGAGATCGCCGCGCGGATGCAGGGCGCGGTGCGGCGCTCGGATACGGTCGCGCGCGTCGGCGGCGACGAATTCGCGGTGATCCTGCCGAACATCGGCAATCGCGACGATGCGCACGCGCAAAGCACGCGACTCGCGCGGCAGGTCGGCGAACCGTTCGAATTCGAGGGGCGTGCGCTGCAGCTCGGCGTCAGCGTCGGGATCGCGATGCTGCCCGACGACGGCACCGACATGAACGCGCTGATCGAGCATGCGGACCAGGCGATGTACGAAGCCAAGCGGTCGCGCCCGCAGCGCATGGCCCGCGCGTAA
- a CDS encoding phosphatase PAP2 family protein, translating to MSAFGGGAGGLAEPVAGARDASFALRFGWLAAMGAVFFSTYGFANWLAARRAAVPTFAFGWEHAIPFVPWTIVPYWSIDLLYALSFFFWTRRADLLDHVKRLLTVQLISVACFIAWPLRFGFERPDAGGVAGALFTLLMGFDKPFNQAPSLHIGLLVVLWAVYAKHLRGTLARAVLHVWFAAIGISVLTTYQHHAIDVPTGAAVGCLALFLFPLRDAAGRLPGADASPGAASRALARRYALGAALVALVALWCVPRTPGWALAAGWVALALACVAWIYRRGAPGAFQKDAHGRFPVFIRWLLAPTIAGAFVNSRWWTFRQPAPVRIDERVSIGRTPTTRDVRRHGFTALVDLTAEMPRWAADDASLAYAAVPQLDLVAPTAVQFAQAVAALERLHGEGRDVLVCCALGYGRSVLCAAAWLAARRGFADARDALAAVRAVRPHAVWSEDGVAVLQHWIDRRRSAGGA from the coding sequence ATGAGCGCGTTCGGCGGCGGCGCGGGCGGTCTCGCCGAGCCGGTGGCCGGCGCGCGCGACGCGTCGTTCGCGCTGCGCTTCGGCTGGCTCGCGGCGATGGGCGCCGTGTTCTTCTCGACCTACGGTTTCGCGAACTGGCTCGCCGCGCGTCGCGCGGCGGTGCCGACGTTCGCGTTCGGCTGGGAGCACGCGATCCCGTTCGTGCCGTGGACGATCGTGCCGTACTGGTCGATCGACCTGCTGTATGCGCTGTCGTTCTTTTTCTGGACACGCCGCGCCGATCTGCTCGATCACGTGAAGCGGCTGCTGACGGTGCAACTGATATCGGTCGCGTGCTTCATCGCGTGGCCGCTGCGCTTCGGTTTCGAACGGCCCGACGCGGGCGGCGTGGCCGGCGCGCTGTTCACGCTGCTGATGGGTTTCGACAAGCCGTTCAACCAGGCGCCGTCGCTGCACATCGGGCTGCTCGTCGTGTTGTGGGCCGTGTATGCGAAGCACCTGCGCGGCACGCTCGCGCGCGCCGTGCTGCATGTGTGGTTCGCGGCGATCGGCATCTCGGTGCTGACGACCTACCAGCATCACGCGATCGACGTGCCGACCGGCGCGGCGGTCGGCTGTCTCGCGTTGTTCCTGTTTCCGCTGCGCGATGCCGCGGGCCGGCTGCCGGGCGCCGACGCATCGCCGGGCGCGGCTAGCCGCGCGCTCGCGCGCCGTTATGCGCTCGGCGCGGCGCTGGTTGCGCTCGTGGCGCTCTGGTGCGTGCCGCGCACGCCGGGCTGGGCGCTCGCGGCCGGGTGGGTCGCATTGGCGCTCGCGTGCGTCGCGTGGATCTATCGGCGCGGCGCGCCCGGTGCGTTCCAGAAGGATGCACACGGGCGATTCCCGGTGTTCATCCGCTGGCTGCTCGCACCGACGATCGCCGGCGCGTTCGTCAATTCACGGTGGTGGACGTTCCGGCAGCCGGCGCCGGTGCGGATCGACGAGCGCGTATCGATCGGCCGCACGCCGACGACGCGCGACGTGCGCCGCCACGGCTTTACCGCGCTGGTCGACCTGACCGCCGAAATGCCGCGCTGGGCGGCTGACGATGCGTCGCTCGCGTATGCGGCCGTGCCGCAGCTCGACCTCGTTGCGCCGACGGCGGTGCAGTTCGCGCAGGCCGTCGCGGCGCTCGAACGGCTGCATGGGGAAGGGCGCGACGTGCTGGTCTGCTGCGCGCTCGGCTACGGGCGCAGCGTGCTGTGCGCGGCCGCATGGCTCGCGGCGCGGCGCGGGTTCGCCGATGCGCGCGACGCGCTGGCCGCGGTGCGCGCGGTGCGGCCGCACGCGGTGTGGTCGGAGGACGGCGTAGCCGTGCTGCAGCACTGGATCGATCGCCGCCGCAGCGCGGGAGGCGCGTGA
- a CDS encoding bifunctional alpha/beta hydrolase/class I SAM-dependent methyltransferase, with product MSARMAREADFITHDGETLFYRHWPATSPRCRGAIVLLHRGHEHSARVAHLVDELDLPDFAFFAWDARGHGRSPGARGYSPSAAASVRDLQTFVEHIRDTHGIAIEDMAVVGQSVGAVLAATWAHDYAPPIRCLVVASPAFHIKLYVPFARPGLRLMHKLRGLFYVNSYVKPKFLTHDPERIASYASDPLITRPIAVNMLLDLHDTAKRIVADAAAITVPTQLLISGADWVVHRGPQDRFFERLGSARKERIVLPGFYHDTLGERDRAQALAPLRAFVLREFDAPSPRVSLADADRRGAFHDEYAALGRPPANVFARAYWALTRAGLKAGGALSDGIALGLRLGFDSGSTLDYVYRNRAQGRLGVGALIDRTYLDSPGWIGIRQRKVHLQELIGTAIGRLRGHGTPVRIVDIAAGHGRYVLDAIATAAERDGAAPDDITLRDYSPPNVEAGRVLIAQRGLEPIARFERGDAFDEASLATLEPRPTLAIVSGLYELFGENALIERSLRGLAQAVPPGGYLVYTGQPWHPQLEFIARALNNHRGEATWVMRRRSQAEMDELVARAGFRKLDQRIDEMGIFTVSLAQRVDAS from the coding sequence ATGAGCGCACGCATGGCCCGCGAGGCCGACTTCATCACGCACGACGGCGAAACGCTGTTCTATCGTCACTGGCCCGCCACGAGCCCGCGCTGCCGCGGCGCGATCGTGCTGCTGCATCGCGGCCACGAACATTCGGCACGCGTCGCGCACCTCGTCGACGAGCTCGACCTGCCCGATTTCGCGTTCTTCGCATGGGATGCGCGCGGCCACGGCCGTTCGCCCGGCGCGCGCGGCTACAGCCCGAGCGCGGCCGCATCGGTGCGCGATCTGCAGACCTTCGTCGAACACATCCGCGATACGCACGGCATCGCGATCGAGGACATGGCCGTGGTCGGCCAGAGCGTCGGCGCGGTGCTCGCGGCCACCTGGGCGCACGACTACGCGCCGCCGATCCGCTGCCTCGTCGTCGCGTCGCCGGCATTCCACATCAAGCTCTACGTGCCGTTTGCGCGGCCGGGCCTGCGGCTGATGCACAAGCTGCGCGGGCTGTTCTACGTGAACAGCTACGTGAAGCCGAAATTCCTCACGCACGACCCCGAGCGGATCGCGAGTTATGCGTCCGACCCGCTGATCACGCGACCGATCGCGGTCAACATGCTGCTCGACCTGCACGACACCGCGAAGCGGATCGTCGCCGACGCGGCCGCGATCACCGTGCCGACCCAGCTGTTGATCTCGGGCGCCGACTGGGTCGTGCATCGCGGCCCGCAGGACCGCTTCTTCGAACGGCTCGGCTCCGCGCGCAAGGAGCGCATCGTGCTGCCGGGCTTCTATCACGACACGCTCGGCGAGCGCGACCGCGCCCAGGCGCTCGCGCCGCTGCGTGCGTTCGTGCTGCGCGAGTTCGATGCGCCGAGCCCGCGCGTGTCGCTCGCCGACGCCGACCGGCGCGGCGCGTTCCATGACGAATACGCGGCGCTCGGCCGGCCGCCCGCGAACGTGTTCGCGCGCGCGTACTGGGCACTCACGCGCGCCGGCCTGAAAGCCGGCGGTGCGCTGTCGGACGGCATCGCGCTCGGGCTGCGGCTCGGTTTCGATTCGGGCTCGACGCTCGATTACGTGTACCGCAATCGCGCGCAAGGGCGGCTCGGCGTCGGCGCGCTGATCGACCGCACGTATCTCGATTCGCCGGGCTGGATCGGCATCCGCCAGCGCAAGGTGCATCTGCAGGAACTGATCGGCACGGCGATCGGCCGGCTGCGCGGCCACGGCACACCGGTGCGGATCGTCGACATCGCGGCCGGGCACGGGCGCTACGTGCTCGATGCAATCGCGACGGCCGCCGAGCGCGACGGCGCGGCGCCCGACGACATCACGCTGCGCGACTACAGCCCGCCGAACGTCGAGGCCGGGCGCGTGCTGATCGCGCAGCGCGGCCTCGAGCCGATCGCGCGCTTCGAGCGCGGCGACGCGTTCGACGAAGCGTCGCTTGCGACGCTCGAGCCGCGTCCGACGCTCGCAATCGTGTCGGGCCTGTATGAACTGTTCGGCGAGAACGCGCTGATCGAGCGCTCGCTGCGCGGGCTCGCTCAGGCCGTGCCGCCGGGCGGCTATCTCGTCTATACGGGGCAGCCGTGGCATCCGCAGCTCGAATTCATCGCGCGCGCGCTGAACAACCATCGCGGCGAGGCGACCTGGGTGATGCGCCGCCGCTCGCAGGCCGAGATGGACGAGCTCGTCGCGCGCGCGGGTTTCCGCAAGCTCGACCAGCGGATCGACGAAATGGGCATCTTCACGGTCAGCCTCGCGCAGCGGGTCGACGCGTCATGA
- a CDS encoding CDP-alcohol phosphatidyltransferase family protein, translating into MSLYALKPKFQNRLRPFANSLAERGVTANQVTLFAAGGSIVVGALAGLGVFARALFLLIPLWLFARMALNAIDGMLAREHGQKSTLGAYLNELGDIVSDVALVLPFLAISAFAPADVWLFALTAVIVECAGLIGPLVGASRRYDGPFGKSDRALALGAFALWIGLGLPVGSLAAWLWRLLIVLSIVTVVRRVQAGIAEKGG; encoded by the coding sequence ATGAGCCTCTACGCACTCAAACCCAAATTCCAGAATCGTCTGCGCCCGTTCGCGAATTCGCTCGCCGAACGTGGCGTCACTGCCAACCAGGTCACGCTGTTCGCGGCCGGCGGCTCGATCGTCGTCGGCGCGCTCGCCGGGCTCGGCGTGTTCGCCCGCGCGTTGTTCCTGCTGATTCCGCTGTGGCTGTTCGCGCGCATGGCGCTCAACGCGATCGACGGGATGCTCGCGCGCGAGCACGGGCAGAAGAGCACGCTCGGCGCCTACCTGAACGAGCTGGGCGACATCGTGTCCGACGTCGCGCTCGTACTGCCGTTCCTCGCCATTTCCGCGTTCGCTCCGGCGGACGTCTGGCTGTTCGCGCTGACGGCGGTCATCGTCGAATGCGCGGGGCTGATCGGGCCGCTCGTCGGCGCGAGCCGCCGTTACGACGGCCCGTTCGGCAAGAGCGACCGCGCGCTGGCCCTCGGCGCATTCGCGCTGTGGATCGGCCTCGGCCTGCCGGTCGGCAGCCTCGCCGCATGGTTGTGGCGCCTGCTGATCGTGCTGTCGATCGTGACGGTGGTGCGGCGCGTGCAGGCCGGCATCGCCGAAAAGGGCGGTTGA
- a CDS encoding lysophospholipid acyltransferase family protein, translating into MNIFNVWQRDFLLSIVRLVAGAYPVWHQAPPSPTQKIYFSNHTSHIDTLAILAALPRDVRAVVRPVAARDYWDSSDMKRHIAQKLLNVVLIDRHRESGGDPLEPVRDALRQGHSIIIFPEGTRGADVLPQPFKSGLFHLATEFPNVALAPVYLENLQRIMPKGAIWPVPLICKVHFGANDALGAQEDKPTFLARMRDAVVALAPQRPAG; encoded by the coding sequence ATGAACATCTTCAACGTCTGGCAGCGCGATTTCCTGCTGTCCATCGTGCGGCTCGTCGCCGGCGCGTATCCGGTCTGGCATCAGGCGCCGCCGTCGCCGACGCAGAAAATCTATTTCTCGAACCACACGAGCCACATCGACACGCTCGCGATCCTCGCCGCGCTGCCGCGCGACGTGCGCGCGGTCGTGCGGCCGGTCGCCGCGCGCGACTACTGGGACAGCAGCGACATGAAGCGCCACATCGCGCAGAAGCTGCTGAACGTCGTGCTGATCGACCGCCACCGCGAATCCGGCGGCGACCCGCTCGAACCGGTGCGCGACGCGCTGCGGCAAGGCCATTCGATCATCATCTTTCCGGAAGGCACGCGCGGCGCCGACGTGCTGCCGCAGCCGTTCAAGAGCGGGCTGTTCCATCTCGCGACCGAGTTTCCGAACGTCGCGCTCGCGCCCGTCTACCTCGAGAACCTGCAGCGCATCATGCCGAAGGGCGCGATCTGGCCCGTGCCGCTGATCTGCAAGGTGCACTTCGGCGCGAACGACGCGCTCGGCGCGCAGGAGGACAAGCCGACGTTCCTCGCCCGCATGCGCGACGCGGTCGTCGCGCTCGCGCCGCAGCGGCCCGCAGGCTGA
- a CDS encoding phosphatidate cytidylyltransferase has protein sequence MRTLFWELVAGVTGVLVVATVIGAILGARSGGTSATIVNLNQRIRAWWAMIAIMAIAIGLGNNVTYLVFAVLSYLTLREFITLTPTTASDHTTLFIAFFIAIPVQYLLLAINWYGMYSIFVPVHLFFAMSLVSALTQDTREFLSRNAKINWALMVCVYGLSHAPAVLILDIPHYTGQNALLLFFFLFVVQISDVLQYVVGKLFGRRKIAPQLSPSKTVEGFIGGGLLATLCGASLYRVTPFSFGAAFGISLAIVIAGFVGGLVLSAVKRSLGTKDWGSMIAGHGGMLDRVDSICFAAPVFFHLVRYLYV, from the coding sequence ATGCGAACTCTCTTCTGGGAACTGGTCGCGGGCGTGACGGGCGTGCTCGTCGTCGCGACCGTGATCGGCGCGATCCTCGGCGCGCGCAGCGGCGGCACGAGCGCGACCATCGTCAACCTGAACCAGCGCATCCGCGCGTGGTGGGCGATGATCGCGATCATGGCCATCGCGATCGGCCTCGGCAACAACGTCACCTACCTCGTATTCGCGGTGCTGTCGTACCTGACGCTGCGCGAATTCATCACGCTCACGCCGACCACCGCGAGCGACCACACGACGCTCTTCATCGCGTTCTTCATCGCGATTCCCGTGCAGTACCTGCTGCTCGCGATCAACTGGTACGGGATGTATTCGATCTTCGTGCCGGTGCACCTGTTCTTCGCGATGTCGCTCGTGTCGGCGCTCACGCAGGACACGCGCGAGTTCCTGAGCCGCAACGCGAAGATCAACTGGGCGCTGATGGTGTGCGTGTACGGGCTGAGCCATGCGCCGGCCGTGCTGATCCTCGACATTCCGCACTACACGGGGCAGAACGCGCTGCTGTTGTTCTTCTTCCTGTTCGTCGTGCAGATCAGCGACGTGCTGCAGTACGTGGTCGGCAAGCTGTTCGGACGCCGCAAGATCGCGCCGCAGCTGTCGCCGTCGAAGACGGTCGAGGGCTTCATCGGCGGCGGCCTGCTCGCGACGCTGTGCGGCGCCTCGCTGTATCGCGTGACGCCGTTCAGCTTCGGCGCGGCGTTCGGGATCTCGCTCGCGATCGTGATCGCGGGCTTCGTCGGTGGCCTCGTGCTGTCGGCGGTCAAGCGCTCGCTCGGCACGAAGGACTGGGGCTCGATGATCGCGGGCCACGGCGGGATGCTCGATCGCGTCGATTCGATCTGCTTCGCCGCGCCGGTGTTCTTCCACCTCGTGCGCTACCTGTACGTATGA